TTGAGCGGGGGAGCATTACCCGTTATGGGCGGGCTGCTTATTTCGATGGAACGCTTTGATCATATCCTGGATATCGATGAAGAAAATTTGCAGGCTACGGTAGAGCCCGGAGTAATAACCGAAGTATTTATGGACACGGTTGCCGAAAAGGGTTTACTGTACCCGGTTGACCCCGCGAGCAAGGGCAGTTGTTTTATAGGCGGAAATGTATCGCACGGGTCAGGTGGACCGAGGGTGGTGAAATACGGCACGATAAGAGAATACATATTGAACCTGGAGGTTGTTCTGCCTGACGGTGATATCATCTGGACCGGAGCCAATACGCTTAAATATGCATCGGGTTATAACCTGACGCAACTGATGATCGGTTCGGAGGGGACATTGGGTATTATCACGAAGATCGTAACTAAGCTGATACCCCGGCCGGCACAGGACGCGCTTTTACTCGCCTCATTTGAAACGGCCGAATCAGCTTGTGCCGCGGTCTCGGCTATTTTCAGGGCGGGAATAGTTCCGTCGGCATTAGAATTTATGGAACGAAAGGGGTTGGAGTGGGTGATAAAATACGATGGGATCAATTTTGACCTGAAGGATGGCATCGAAGCTTTTTTGCTTATCGAGGTCGACGGCACCAACATGGACGTTGTCTTTAATGATTGCGAGAAGATCAACACCGTATTAGAGCAGTTTGACTGCAAGGATGTACTGTTTGCCGACACATCGGCACAAAAAGAAGAGTTATGGCGATTAAGGCGGACCATGGCAGTTTCGGTGAGGTCTAACTCCGTATTTAAGGAAGAAGACACCGTGGTTCCGCGGGCTAAACTGCCGCAGCTTTTTAAGGGTATTAAAGAAATAGGCAGCCGTTACAATTTTGAGTCAGTTTGCTTTGGGCATGCCGGCGACGGAAATTTACATGTGAATATTTTGAAGGGTACGATGAGCGACGATGACTGGCATAATAAGTTGAAGGATGGCATCCGCGAGATATTTGAATTGACCGTGTCGCTTGGCGGAACGTTATCGGGTGAACATGGTATTGGGTTGGTGCAAAAGGAGTTTATGCCAATAAAATATTCTGATGTTCATTTTGAATTATGGCGGGGCATTAAAAAGGTGTTCGACCCTAACGGGATATTGAACCCGGGAAAGATATTTTGAATTGGCGATTGCGCCGATTATTTTTTGATTGCACCGATTTCGGGGGCGATTTAAGGATTTCTTTGATTGACAGGATATACCTAAATTCGATTTTCCGGACTAAATTATTAAAAAATGTCTCCCTCAGAATTTGACATATCAACCCAGGACCTTATTAAAGTAGGGATAGCGGTAGTATGCGGGGCCATACTTGGTTTGGAGCGGCAGTACAAAAACAAAACAGCCGGCTTCCGTACGATTATATTGATAACACTCGGGTCCGCCTTATTTACCATGATCGCCCAGCAAAGCGGGCAACAGGTAAATATCAATATCGTAACAGGCATTGGTTTTATTGGCGCAGGGGTTATTTTTAAGGACAACATATCAGTTAACGGACTTACCACTGCGGCTGTTATATGGATTTCGGCAGCTATTGGCATGGCGGTAGGGTCGGGGAATTACCTCCTAGGCCTTATTTCGACCTTACTTACCCTTGTTGTGCTGGTACTATTTCATCTTTTGGAAGACTACATAGATAAAGTGAGCCACGAGCGGGTCCTGTTCGTCGTTTTTGATACCATTGACTACACCGACCTGGAAACACTGGAAGATACTATCCGTCAACTGCATCTCAGGTCGAGAAGGCGGCTTATAACCAAAAAAGATGGTTGTCTGCACGCAACAATCGTCGTCGGCGGGCACAAGAAACACATCAACCGGCTGTATGAAAAGATGCTGATCACGCCCGGCATAAAAGCTTTCTGATTTGCAAATTACCTAATATCAAATATTTAGGTCGTTGGCGAGTTACTAATACAGCTTGCATCGCATCATCTGCACACTTGCACATCTGTTAATTCGTATTCAATATCATCCCGGGTTCATCAAATGCGATCATGCGTGCACGTTGTTCGGCGGGTATTTTCACCGGCTTATGGATGCTATAATCGTAACTGATGCATACCGTTTTTCCTGTGGTGCAAATTTCTTCGCCTTCAGGGGTTACAATCACTATGACATGCATAATGTCAAAACTGCTGTTACCTATACGCGTGGTTCGCACGTAACAGGCAATCTCATCGCCTCGTTTTATGGGTTTTATATAATTCACTTCTGACCGTGCAAGGATAATCCCATTGTTTTTCCAATCCCATTTAATCACGTCTTTCCAATAGTGTACGCGTGCGGTCTCGAAGTAGGTGAGATAGGTGGCATTGTTTACATGGCCATAAAAATCGAGATCGGAGAAGCGGACCTGTATAGGGGTCCGATGCTTATAATCTGCTAAGTTTTCGCTCATTGCGTGACAGTATGTCGGTAAGAAATAATATACACAGGACAAATTGTCTGAAACAAACGTTTTTTGCCCCTTGGTATAAGAGTTGATTTATACCTGCCGAAGTTAATAAAACAAAAAATATAAAACTCTGGAGGATATAAAAATGACATTGGTAAAATTTAACAACGGACAGAAAAGCGCAGTGAACCCATGGTTTGGTGATGTGTTTGATTCGATCATTAACGACTCATTTCTTAACGACAGGTTCGTAAATAAAGTACCTGCGGTAAACATTGCTGAAACTGAGAACGAGTTTCATATCGAACTGGCTGTTCCTGGTTTAAAGAAGGAAGATTTTAAGATCAACCTTGACAAAAACGTATTGAGCGTATCTGCTGAAAAGAAAACTGAAAACGTGGACGAAGGTAAGAAATACAGCAAGCGCGAATACAGCTACAACTCATTCGTAAGGTCGTTTACCTTGCCTGAAGCGGCTGATTATGCCAGGATCGAAGCTGAATATACCGACGGTGTATTGAAGCTGAATGTAGCTAAGAAAGAAGAAGCTAAAATTCAATCGAGAGAGATCTCGGTAAAGTAATTTGACCGGGCGCCGAGAGCTGTGAGATTAAATGTTGTGATTTGGTAAAGGCTTGAGGCCCCGGAAGAAATTGAGACCGGTAATGGTAACAACTACGTTGCCGGTTATCTGAAGACTGTTTTCATAATAAGTTGTTGGTTTAGTTTGATGAAGGCCTCCTGAATATTGGGAGGCTTTCTTTTTTACAGGTCCTTTGCAGGCGGAAAGTCGATGGGTATTTGGGTTAACCTGTAAGTATAATTGGTAAAACTCATCACATTGATGAGCACCATCAGGTCGATAAGGGCAGTTTCGTTATAGCCGAGGGTATAAAACTCAGCGAGTAGCTCATCACTTACAAGGCCTTTCTGTTCGATCACCGATTTGATAACCTGGTAGATCACCTGCCATTTTTGTTCGGGATAAGTGCCCGCCCGCAGTGTAAGCGTCTCTTCTTCGGTCCATTTGTTTTTTATTGCCGATTGCGTATGCGAGGCCAAACAGTATTCGCACCCGTTAAATTGAGACACAATAAGATATATAGCCTCACGCTCTTTCGCATGAAAAGTTCCGCGGGCCTGCTCGTTCACATACTGCAGGTAGGAATTAAGCGCATTGGCTGAATAGCCGATGGTGGCATACAGGTTAGGCATTTTGCCCGTTAATTGATAAAACGATCGAACGCAGGCCTTGCCTCTTCGGCAACCTGCTCATAGGAGGGTACTGCAAATGGTTTCATGGGTATGGGATTTGTAGCGGTAAATTTAAAAAAATTACCTGCCCGAAGCGTAGTTTAATCCCAATATAGAAACCATACACATAACCATAAACACAGCGGTAAGCCAGTCGATCTTAGTTTTTAAATAAAGCACATCCAGGCCGATAGTAAGGACAAGTGACACGCCGCTCCATATCATCACAGCCACACCAAGCGGTATGATCCGGAGAGATGTCTTGAACATAATGATACCGGTTATCATAAACAAAATCCCCGGGCCCATTATCTTCCAATCGGTAAAGCTGGTGGCTTTTTTCAGGCAAACGTTCCAGCACGACTCTGTAACGGCCGATAGCAGGAGAAGCAGCATTGCAACGCGTGAGTTCATCATAATTTATTAGTGTAATACGACAAAAGAAATAGAGAGCCCCCAAGGAGGGTTATATCCTTGATCAGGAACGATCCGGTGTCGGAAGGTACCCACATACCGTCTACTTTAGCAACCATTCCCGGTGTGCTAAGTAAAAAAGTACAGGTGACCACAAAAATAATTACAGCCAAAGCGCTGCCATATAAACCTGCACGGGGATAAAATATACCTATCGTAAGGCCAACCGCCGATAATATTTCCAATACACCAATAATGCCCGACACTGCGCTTAAGCTAAACAACTTGTACATCCAGCTCATTAACGGGCTATTACTTAACAAGCCTTCAATATTATGAGCTTCAGTTTCAGTAAATTTAAAAATGCCGAACCAAAGTAAAACAATGGCTAAACCTAAAGTGGTAACTACAACGGCAGGAGTATTGTTATATAATAAGTTAGATGTTTTCATTCTGTTATTTTTAAAGATAATTTCAATTTTTTCCGGTAGAACAGGTAGGAACCTGTAACCAGCACAAGACCTATGAATGCAGGCATCCAAATGGTTGGCGGATCCCCATTCAGCAGATGTGATGAAAGCGCTCCGGCCACATCAAAAGTGAGGCCTGCATAGGCCCATTCTTTGATCTTTGGTATGCCCGGCGTAAGTATCGCCGCAATACCCAATAGTTTTAGCAGGCCTATAAAACGTGGAAAATACTCAGGGTAACCCAGGTGTTTAAAAAATGATACCACATCGGGTCCTTTCAAAATATCCAGAATGGCCCCGGAAACAATAAAAGCTGATAGAAGGACGGTGAACGCCCAGTAAATGATCTTGGTTGATTTCATGATTTGTCTATATCGTATGTTTTTTTAATGTCTATGCTTATTTCCTTCATCGCCTGGTCTATCCTGTCGTTTTGGATTTTGAACATTCTGCAAGGCTCGCAGATAAGCAGGTGATAAGCCAAAAAAAGCTTTCTTGAAAAGGAGAGGGCCTTACCTTTATTTTTTAAAATGTACAGCGTAGCCTTACGACAACTTCCCCGGATTTTTTTCATGTATAATTCTATTCGATAAAAGATAATTTTAAGGCTTTGTCGTCGACGACAGGATTTCCTTACGTTTATTCAATATTTTTTTGATGCTACTTATCGATCAAAAAAGCACGCCGGTATACATCCTCATCTTTTTTGTCTATAACATTCGGTTTAATTGAATCAAATACATACCTTTAGTTTGTGTCATTATAACACAATAGATTTTTAACCAATTATCTGATCCTTTATGAAAAAACCGTTTATCCGCCTTGCGCCTTTCTATGCCATTGGCTCAGTATCATTGATAGCTCTGGCTGTAGCTATCACAAGTAACAAGATCGAACCAAAGCAAAACTGGACCGTCATTGATGATGGCGACGGTATTGTGCTGGTAAAGAATACCAATGGCCCTACACTGGGGTATTCGTCCAAATCGGGCGTAAAAATATTAACGGTGGATGGACTTGCTTTTAAGGACCTGGATAAGAATGGCAAACTGGACAAGTATGAAGACTGGCGTTTGCCGGTGGCGGAAAGGGCAAAGGACCTTGCCTCAAAACTATCGGTTGAACAAATAGCCGGACTGATGTTATATAGCGCCCACCAGGCCCTACCATCGATGTCGCCGCGCGGGTTTGGTGCGGGCACTTACGACGGGAAAGCTTATGCCGAGGGAATGGATGCGTCGGAGCCAACAGATCAGCAAAAGGACTTTCTGATCAAGGATAATTTACGCCATGTGCTGATCACATCCGTACAAAGCCCCGAGGTAGCGGCTAAATGGAACAACAAGGTGCAGGCTTTGGTTGAGGGTGAAGGCTTCGGCATACCAGCCAATAACAGCAGCGATCCGCGGCATAGCACTAATTCGGGCGTAGAATATACAGCCGGCGCGGGCGGTAAAATATCGCAATGGCCCGATCAGTTGGGTTTAGCAGCAACATTCGACCCGGCTGTGGTTCAACAGTTCGGCCATATAGCCGCTCAGGAATATAGGGCGCTGGGTATATCAACGGCATTATCGCCACAGATCGACCTTGGATCAGAGCCCCGCTGGGTGCGTATCAACGGTACTTTTGGAGAAGATCCGCAATTGTCTGCTGATATGGCCAGAGCATACGTAGATGGTTTTCAAACCTCGACAGGCAGCAGCGAGATCAAAAATGGCTGGGGCTATCATAGCGTAAATGCGATGATGAAACATTGGCCCGGCGGTGGTCCGGAAGAGGGCGGTCGCGATGCGCATTTTGCCTATGG
Above is a window of Mucilaginibacter ginsenosidivorans DNA encoding:
- a CDS encoding DMT family transporter codes for the protein MMNSRVAMLLLLLSAVTESCWNVCLKKATSFTDWKIMGPGILFMITGIIMFKTSLRIIPLGVAVMIWSGVSLVLTIGLDVLYLKTKIDWLTAVFMVMCMVSILGLNYASGR
- a CDS encoding MgtC/SapB family protein — its product is MSPSEFDISTQDLIKVGIAVVCGAILGLERQYKNKTAGFRTIILITLGSALFTMIAQQSGQQVNINIVTGIGFIGAGVIFKDNISVNGLTTAAVIWISAAIGMAVGSGNYLLGLISTLLTLVVLVLFHLLEDYIDKVSHERVLFVVFDTIDYTDLETLEDTIRQLHLRSRRRLITKKDGCLHATIVVGGHKKHINRLYEKMLITPGIKAF
- a CDS encoding FAD-binding oxidoreductase, which translates into the protein MEFNKITGRILSAIKAIVGDDFVITDHADLEKYSHDETEDLIYYPEVAVKPKSPEEISALMKLCNEHQVPATIRGAGTGLSGGALPVMGGLLISMERFDHILDIDEENLQATVEPGVITEVFMDTVAEKGLLYPVDPASKGSCFIGGNVSHGSGGPRVVKYGTIREYILNLEVVLPDGDIIWTGANTLKYASGYNLTQLMIGSEGTLGIITKIVTKLIPRPAQDALLLASFETAESACAAVSAIFRAGIVPSALEFMERKGLEWVIKYDGINFDLKDGIEAFLLIEVDGTNMDVVFNDCEKINTVLEQFDCKDVLFADTSAQKEELWRLRRTMAVSVRSNSVFKEEDTVVPRAKLPQLFKGIKEIGSRYNFESVCFGHAGDGNLHVNILKGTMSDDDWHNKLKDGIREIFELTVSLGGTLSGEHGIGLVQKEFMPIKYSDVHFELWRGIKKVFDPNGILNPGKIF
- a CDS encoding Hsp20/alpha crystallin family protein; the protein is MTLVKFNNGQKSAVNPWFGDVFDSIINDSFLNDRFVNKVPAVNIAETENEFHIELAVPGLKKEDFKINLDKNVLSVSAEKKTENVDEGKKYSKREYSYNSFVRSFTLPEAADYARIEAEYTDGVLKLNVAKKEEAKIQSREISVK
- a CDS encoding DUF417 family protein, translating into MKTSNLLYNNTPAVVVTTLGLAIVLLWFGIFKFTETEAHNIEGLLSNSPLMSWMYKLFSLSAVSGIIGVLEILSAVGLTIGIFYPRAGLYGSALAVIIFVVTCTFLLSTPGMVAKVDGMWVPSDTGSFLIKDITLLGGSLFLLSYYTNKL
- a CDS encoding DoxX family protein → MKSTKIIYWAFTVLLSAFIVSGAILDILKGPDVVSFFKHLGYPEYFPRFIGLLKLLGIAAILTPGIPKIKEWAYAGLTFDVAGALSSHLLNGDPPTIWMPAFIGLVLVTGSYLFYRKKLKLSLKITE
- a CDS encoding carboxymuconolactone decarboxylase family protein, which codes for MPNLYATIGYSANALNSYLQYVNEQARGTFHAKEREAIYLIVSQFNGCEYCLASHTQSAIKNKWTEEETLTLRAGTYPEQKWQVIYQVIKSVIEQKGLVSDELLAEFYTLGYNETALIDLMVLINVMSFTNYTYRLTQIPIDFPPAKDL
- a CDS encoding acyl-CoA thioesterase, translated to MSENLADYKHRTPIQVRFSDLDFYGHVNNATYLTYFETARVHYWKDVIKWDWKNNGIILARSEVNYIKPIKRGDEIACYVRTTRIGNSSFDIMHVIVIVTPEGEEICTTGKTVCISYDYSIHKPVKIPAEQRARMIAFDEPGMILNTN